The genomic region ACTCCGGCTCCGGCCCCCAGTAGCTCACATCGCCGATGCCGGTCTTCTTGAGATACGCTTCGGCTTTCTTGGCGATATAGCGGGGATCGCGAGAGTAGGGTTCGTGGGTCAGCGGGTCGTAGATGTCGCAGACGATGCTGAGGGTGGGAGTCTCGCAGACCGGATCCAGCACCGCCGTCGACGGGTCGGGAAACAGGTTCATGTCCGACTCTTGAATCTTCTGGAACCCGCGGATCGAGGAGCCGTCAAAGCCGATGCCATCAACCCAAATGCCTTCCTTCGCGCTCTGGGCCACTTCCTCGACGGGGATGGAGAAGTGCTGCCACAAGCCGGGCAGGTCGTTGAACTTCAGGTCAACCACAGTGATTTTGTTCTGGCGGATGATCTGCCAGACTTTCTTGACTGCGTCTTCCGTAATCGGCGCGGTGAGCTTGGCATTATGATTCGCGCCGACCGTGGCGGCCGCGGCACTTCGGGTGACCCGAACCGCTCGGCGCGCTGCTGCAACTGTTCCTCGTGGCATGAGTCTAGCCTCCTTGTAAGATATGACGTGTGTCCTCTGGCCTCGTACGCGTCCCGGGAAGGACGATGGGTTCAGTCTACCAGGGCGTCTTCCTAAGTCAATCCAATTTATTGTGACCTTAGATGGCGGCCTCGCCGCGCTCCCCGGTGCGGATGCGAATGATGTCCCGAACATCGGTGACGAAGATTTTCCCATCACCCACGCCGCCGGTTCGGGCGGCTTTGATGATGGCTTGGACGGTCGGCTCGACATCCGCGTCCCCCACCACAATCTCCAGCTTCACCTTCGGCAGAAACTCCAGCCGATACGTTTCGCCGCGCCACTGCTGCGTAATCCCCTTCTGCTTGCCGTGGCCTTCGGCTTCGGTGATGGTAATCCCCGGATAGCCGACGGCTTCAATCGCCTTGCGGACGTCGTCCAACTTTTCCGGACGAATGATCGCTTCAATTTTCTTCATGGTGGCACTCCGCGTTTTTCCTTGAGGCGTCGTCTGTGCTGCGACGGTTTCTAACATGGGGGTCAGCTCCTTGCAGGTTCGGCCACTGAGGCAGCCGCGCTGACGGTGACAGGCAAGGTCTTGCGCACGACGAAGTCCGGATAGCACGAGTTGCCGTGCTCGCCGATATCCAGCCCCATGATCTCCTCCTGAACGGAGACGCGCAAGCCCATGATGGCCTTGATCAGCCACCAGGCCGCCAGCGACATGACAAAGACCGTCGCGGCCACGGCCACAACACCTTGCAGCTGGATCCACAGCTGCGTGAATCCGCCGCCGAAGAACAGCCCGTTCGCCTTATTCGGCATCCATTGGGACTCCGCAAACAGGCCCACGCAGAGTGTGCCGAAGACGCCGTTGACCAAGTGCACCGATGTCGCACCGACCGGATCATCGATGTGCGCCTTATCAAACATGATCACGGCCACGACCACCAACACGCCGGCGATGGCGCCGATGATAGCTGAGCTGAGCACGCTGACGAACGCGCAGGGTGCCGTGATGGCGACAAGCCCGGCCAAACACCCGTTGATGGTCATGCCCAGATCCGGCTTGCCTAAGAGCACCGTTGCGGCAATCGTCGAGGTGAGCATGGCAAACGCCGCCGCCGTATTCGTCGTAATGCAGATGCGCGAAATCGCCTCAACATCCGCGGCCATGGTGGATCCCGGGTTAAACCCGAACCAGCCCAGCCAGAGCACGAAACAGCCGATCAGCCCCAAGGCCAGATTGTGGCCTGGAATGGCGTTCGCCGTGCCATCCTTATTATACTTGCCGACCCGCGGACCCAGCACCAGGATGCCGGCGAGCGCGGCCCAGCCGCCGATGGAGTGCACCTGGGTGGAGCCGGCAAAATCGAGGAATCCCTTGGCGGCCAACCAGCCGCCGCCCCAAATCCAGTGGCCGATGACCGGGTAAATCACGGCCGTAATGACCAAACTAAACACGATGAACGAGAAGTACTTGATCCGCTCCGCCACGGCTCCGGAGACGATGGTCGCGGCCGTTCCGGCGAAGACGAGCTGGAAGAAGAACTTCGCCAGCAGCGGCACGCCAGTCCAGTTCAGCGCCGCATAGGCCCCCTGGTACGCTTCCCCGGTGGCCGG from Candidatus Omnitrophota bacterium harbors:
- the amt gene encoding ammonium transporter, whose translation is MDPKVVADTLWVLMTAMLVFFMNLGFACVETGFCRSKNAVNILSKNFIVFACSTIGFWILGFGLMFGNGNPLVGWDGLWILGGADNSPATGEAYQGAYAALNWTGVPLLAKFFFQLVFAGTAATIVSGAVAERIKYFSFIVFSLVITAVIYPVIGHWIWGGGWLAAKGFLDFAGSTQVHSIGGWAALAGILVLGPRVGKYNKDGTANAIPGHNLALGLIGCFVLWLGWFGFNPGSTMAADVEAISRICITTNTAAAFAMLTSTIAATVLLGKPDLGMTINGCLAGLVAITAPCAFVSVLSSAIIGAIAGVLVVVAVIMFDKAHIDDPVGATSVHLVNGVFGTLCVGLFAESQWMPNKANGLFFGGGFTQLWIQLQGVVAVAATVFVMSLAAWWLIKAIMGLRVSVQEEIMGLDIGEHGNSCYPDFVVRKTLPVTVSAAASVAEPARS
- a CDS encoding glutamine synthetase beta-grasp domain-containing protein: MPRGTVAAARRAVRVTRSAAAATVGANHNAKLTAPITEDAVKKVWQIIRQNKITVVDLKFNDLPGLWQHFSIPVEEVAQSAKEGIWVDGIGFDGSSIRGFQKIQESDMNLFPDPSTAVLDPVCETPTLSIVCDIYDPLTHEPYSRDPRYIAKKAEAYLKKTGIGDVSYWGPEPE
- a CDS encoding P-II family nitrogen regulator gives rise to the protein MKKIEAIIRPEKLDDVRKAIEAVGYPGITITEAEGHGKQKGITQQWRGETYRLEFLPKVKLEIVVGDADVEPTVQAIIKAARTGGVGDGKIFVTDVRDIIRIRTGERGEAAI